A region from the Corallococcus silvisoli genome encodes:
- a CDS encoding ExbD/TolR family protein, giving the protein MAGGMDLGNSGKGGKKPLDVAINLVPFIDLMAVTISFLIMTAVWTQIGRLQVSQAGGASTEEQQEEEKTKTVQLTLLVSPTEMRLTADQSAFDPIPLTRDDKGRPDLSKLVARFKELKAQLPDQSAITLQTEDLVRYEDLVRIIDECIGSGLPQVSVSAAMG; this is encoded by the coding sequence ATGGCCGGCGGAATGGACCTGGGCAACTCGGGCAAGGGTGGCAAGAAGCCGCTCGATGTCGCCATCAACCTGGTCCCCTTCATTGACCTGATGGCAGTGACCATCAGCTTCCTCATCATGACGGCGGTCTGGACGCAGATTGGCCGTCTCCAGGTGTCGCAGGCCGGCGGGGCCTCCACGGAGGAGCAGCAGGAGGAGGAGAAGACCAAGACGGTCCAGCTCACCCTCCTGGTGTCGCCCACGGAGATGCGCCTCACCGCGGACCAGAGCGCCTTCGACCCCATCCCCCTCACCCGGGACGACAAGGGCCGGCCGGACCTGTCCAAGCTGGTGGCGCGCTTCAAGGAGTTGAAGGCGCAGCTGCCGGACCAGTCCGCCATCACCCTTCAGACCGAGGACCTGGTCCGCTACGAGGACCTGGTCCGCATCATCGACGAGTGCATCGGCTCCGGGTTGCCCCAGGTGTCGGTCTCCGCGGCGATGGGCTAA
- the grxC gene encoding glutaredoxin 3 has protein sequence MLEVVVYMKRTCPYSRQAMDLLNEKGCEFQKVDVAANEERRAEMEERCGRHTVPQIFIAGRHVGGCDDLYALEERGELDALLCGSAEDSTAP, from the coding sequence ATGCTCGAGGTCGTCGTCTACATGAAGCGCACCTGTCCCTATTCGCGCCAGGCCATGGACCTGCTCAACGAGAAGGGCTGCGAGTTCCAGAAGGTGGACGTCGCCGCGAACGAGGAGCGGCGCGCGGAGATGGAGGAGCGCTGCGGCCGTCACACCGTGCCGCAGATCTTCATCGCGGGCCGCCACGTCGGCGGCTGCGACGACCTGTATGCCTTGGAGGAGCGCGGGGAGCTGGACGCGCTGCTCTGCGGGAGCGCTGAGGACTCCACCGCGCCCTGA
- a CDS encoding GAF domain-containing sensor histidine kinase encodes MRPSGTLAPDAFQAFFDALDEPVAVCDAALRIAAVNPALRRFCAEHDVTVDGMAEALVGATPPEDGESHEVDLVLPSGTSLVLTLSRKADTVAVRARLDTEIISGRLVVAERALLEQARTEGVLLDLGRSVAEAGGEEELVAAVARGVKELFPARAFCIRIVDARTGGLTSLYAEGRLKEGAHEPLVLFQRSVEKTNLTVTSLPQGRVTISEEVPLLFHGSTRAVSAPLVASGQLFGAINMEYPEGLDADPAHDERVLLQLASQVAVAVKNAKLIDELTFVRKYLEELLEKANALILVVNRDKQVVVFNQALSALTGLSKEQVLGRDLSSLVPDSEHLRMAPVLAAAMRGESVNSFETRLLTRDGGEVRVSFATSSMLTQPGEVEGVIAIGQDVTVVKELEKRIIHAEKLASIGQLAASVVHEINNPMTAVATYADALLQRSRLTPGANPADQEKLKKILESSHRILRFTRDLVSYARPAQDRPERVSLNAVVDMAVGFCEHVVSQARVTVHRDYAEDVPPVAAVRANLVQVFVNLVTNACHAMPPGGQVHLSTVQEGQEAVVRVRDTGTGIEPRNLSRIFEPFFTTKPEGRGTGLGLSICQGIVENHGGRLSVESTVGQGTLFTVRLPLAED; translated from the coding sequence ATGCGTCCCTCCGGAACCCTGGCCCCCGACGCCTTCCAGGCCTTCTTCGACGCGCTCGACGAGCCCGTGGCGGTCTGCGACGCGGCCCTGCGCATCGCGGCGGTGAACCCCGCGCTGCGCCGCTTCTGCGCCGAACACGACGTCACCGTGGACGGGATGGCGGAGGCCCTGGTGGGCGCCACCCCGCCGGAGGATGGCGAGTCCCACGAAGTGGACCTGGTGCTCCCGAGCGGCACCTCCCTGGTGCTCACCCTGTCGCGCAAGGCGGACACCGTCGCGGTGCGCGCCCGGCTGGACACGGAGATCATCAGCGGCCGGCTGGTGGTGGCGGAGCGGGCCCTGCTGGAGCAGGCGCGCACCGAAGGCGTGCTCCTGGACCTGGGCCGCAGCGTGGCGGAGGCGGGCGGCGAGGAGGAGCTGGTGGCCGCGGTGGCGCGCGGCGTGAAGGAGCTGTTCCCCGCCCGCGCCTTCTGCATCCGCATCGTGGATGCGCGCACCGGCGGCCTCACGTCGCTCTACGCGGAGGGGCGCCTCAAGGAGGGCGCGCATGAACCGCTGGTGCTCTTCCAGCGCTCGGTGGAGAAGACGAACCTGACGGTGACGTCGCTGCCGCAGGGCCGCGTGACCATCTCGGAGGAGGTGCCGCTGCTCTTCCACGGGAGCACCCGCGCGGTGAGCGCCCCCCTGGTCGCGAGCGGCCAGCTCTTCGGCGCCATCAACATGGAGTACCCGGAGGGGCTGGACGCGGACCCCGCGCACGACGAGCGCGTGCTGCTCCAGCTGGCCAGCCAGGTCGCGGTCGCGGTGAAGAACGCGAAGCTCATCGACGAGCTGACGTTCGTGCGCAAGTACCTGGAGGAGCTGCTGGAGAAGGCCAACGCGCTCATCCTGGTGGTCAACCGGGACAAGCAGGTGGTGGTCTTCAATCAGGCCCTGAGCGCGCTCACCGGCCTCTCCAAGGAGCAGGTGCTGGGGCGGGACCTGTCCTCGCTCGTGCCGGACAGTGAGCACCTGCGCATGGCGCCCGTGCTGGCCGCGGCCATGCGCGGCGAGTCCGTGAACAGCTTCGAGACGCGCCTGCTCACCCGCGACGGCGGCGAGGTGCGCGTGTCCTTCGCCACCTCCTCCATGCTCACCCAGCCCGGGGAGGTGGAGGGCGTCATCGCCATTGGCCAGGACGTCACGGTGGTGAAGGAGCTGGAGAAGCGCATCATCCACGCGGAGAAGCTGGCCTCCATTGGCCAGCTGGCGGCCAGCGTGGTGCATGAAATCAACAACCCGATGACGGCGGTGGCCACGTACGCGGACGCGCTGCTCCAGCGCTCGCGGCTGACGCCGGGCGCGAACCCGGCGGACCAGGAGAAGCTGAAGAAGATATTGGAGAGCAGCCACCGCATCCTGCGCTTCACCCGCGACCTGGTCAGCTACGCGCGGCCCGCGCAGGACCGGCCGGAGCGGGTGTCGCTCAACGCCGTCGTGGACATGGCGGTGGGCTTCTGCGAGCACGTCGTGTCCCAGGCGCGCGTCACCGTGCACCGCGACTACGCGGAGGACGTGCCGCCGGTGGCCGCCGTGAGGGCCAACCTGGTGCAGGTGTTCGTCAACCTGGTCACCAACGCCTGCCACGCGATGCCGCCGGGCGGACAGGTGCACCTGTCCACGGTCCAGGAGGGGCAGGAGGCGGTGGTGCGCGTGCGCGACACCGGCACCGGCATCGAGCCGCGCAACCTGTCGCGCATCTTCGAGCCCTTCTTCACCACCAAGCCGGAGGGGCGCGGCACCGGCCTGGGCCTCTCCATCTGCCAGGGCATCGTGGAGAACCACGGCGGACGGCTGAGCGTGGAGAGCACCGTGGGGCAGGGCACCCTCTTCACGGTGCGGCTGCCGCTGGCGGAGGACTGA
- a CDS encoding heparan-alpha-glucosaminide N-acetyltransferase domain-containing protein — protein sequence MERERMSGARSASGRLEAVDAMRGTVMLLVFLSHFADAYLYPLGGEAAHLRERMNLLTMMATPGFMVISGLMLGLLHSRSRDFGPLRERLQRRGLFLLTVGHLLIVPTCRFWANEPLYLLRILPVTDTIGLALLVGPWVVTRLDGRARAWLGVGLFALSWTVSLCWWPEAAVARTLKEALFGQRELSVLLSSFPVVPWLGVYLVGSMFGEWLGTWGRADVKGVARRFEFVGLGIATFGGGLVVLHIAVRHLWQGAGFTTLMALTSQAQKYPPGPAYVALYGGTVLAVMGLLMRAEQAGYLSRYLRAASVIGRHSLFAFMLQFYVYYVGLYLLRLHYTPLWPLLFVFSAVLQWSALYAWDLRGRAREASARLPAGVPVPGAR from the coding sequence ATGGAACGCGAGCGGATGTCGGGGGCGCGGTCCGCCTCTGGACGGCTGGAAGCGGTGGATGCCATGCGGGGCACGGTGATGTTGCTCGTGTTCCTGTCGCACTTCGCGGATGCGTATCTGTATCCGCTGGGCGGCGAGGCCGCGCACCTGCGCGAGCGGATGAACCTGCTGACGATGATGGCCACGCCCGGCTTCATGGTCATCAGCGGCCTGATGCTGGGGCTGCTGCACTCGCGAAGCCGGGACTTCGGTCCCCTGCGAGAGCGGCTCCAGCGCCGGGGCCTGTTCCTGCTCACCGTGGGCCACCTGCTCATCGTGCCCACCTGCCGCTTCTGGGCGAACGAGCCCCTGTACCTGCTGCGCATCCTGCCGGTGACGGACACCATCGGGCTGGCGCTGCTCGTGGGGCCGTGGGTGGTGACGCGGCTGGACGGACGCGCGCGCGCCTGGCTGGGCGTGGGCCTGTTCGCGCTGAGCTGGACGGTGAGCCTGTGCTGGTGGCCGGAGGCGGCCGTGGCCCGCACCCTCAAGGAGGCGCTCTTCGGGCAGCGCGAGCTGTCCGTGCTCCTCTCCAGCTTCCCGGTGGTGCCGTGGCTGGGCGTGTACCTGGTGGGCAGCATGTTCGGGGAGTGGCTGGGGACCTGGGGCCGCGCGGACGTGAAGGGCGTGGCGCGGCGCTTCGAATTCGTGGGCCTGGGCATCGCCACCTTCGGCGGCGGCCTGGTGGTCCTCCACATCGCGGTGCGCCACCTGTGGCAGGGCGCCGGCTTCACCACGCTGATGGCGCTCACCTCCCAGGCGCAGAAGTACCCGCCGGGGCCCGCCTACGTCGCGCTCTACGGCGGCACGGTGCTCGCGGTGATGGGCCTGCTGATGCGCGCGGAGCAGGCCGGGTACCTGTCGCGCTACCTGCGCGCGGCGAGCGTCATCGGTCGGCACTCGCTGTTCGCGTTCATGCTCCAGTTCTACGTTTACTACGTGGGCCTGTACCTGCTGCGCCTGCACTACACGCCGCTGTGGCCGCTGCTGTTCGTCTTCAGCGCGGTGCTCCAGTGGAGCGCGCTGTACGCGTGGGACCTGCGCGGCCGTGCCCGCGAGGCCTCCGCGCGTCTGCCGGCGGGTGTCCCCGTGCCCGGCGCTCGCTGA
- a CDS encoding glutathione S-transferase family protein: MITLYGFGRVNSKVVGLTRDLRVLWTLEELGVPYRVHGVDHPAGETRSEEYRRLNPFAQVPVLEDEGFVLTETGAILLYLAEKTGRLMPADFQGRAQVTRWCFAALNTVEPPLFQIVMIDLLGDADPTGAQRRPGMVNHAELHLTALEDWLRGRPHLAGEAFTVADILMTTVLREVRNAGVLDRFPRVSAYRERCEARPAWRRTLDAYEQRLGAPAGSAR, from the coding sequence ATGATCACGCTCTACGGCTTCGGCCGCGTCAACTCGAAGGTCGTGGGGCTCACGCGCGACTTGCGCGTCCTGTGGACGCTCGAGGAGCTGGGTGTGCCCTACCGGGTGCATGGCGTGGATCACCCCGCGGGGGAAACCCGGAGCGAGGAGTACCGGCGGCTGAACCCCTTCGCTCAGGTGCCGGTGCTCGAGGACGAAGGCTTCGTGCTCACCGAGACGGGGGCGATCCTGCTGTACCTGGCGGAGAAGACGGGCCGCTTGATGCCCGCGGATTTCCAGGGCCGGGCCCAGGTGACGCGCTGGTGCTTCGCCGCGCTCAACACCGTGGAGCCCCCGCTGTTCCAGATCGTGATGATCGATCTGCTCGGCGACGCCGACCCCACCGGCGCGCAGCGGCGTCCCGGGATGGTGAACCATGCCGAGCTCCATCTGACAGCGCTCGAGGACTGGCTTCGGGGGCGTCCGCATCTCGCCGGTGAGGCGTTCACCGTGGCGGACATCCTGATGACCACGGTGCTGCGCGAGGTGCGCAACGCGGGCGTGCTCGACCGCTTCCCCCGGGTCTCCGCCTACCGCGAGCGCTGTGAGGCACGGCCCGCCTGGCGGCGGACCTTGGATGCCTATGAGCAGCGGCTCGGGGCCCCGGCGGGCAGCGCGCGTTAG
- a CDS encoding peptidase U32 family protein, whose product MSPRRPEILAPAGDLESLRAALASGADAVYFGLDEGFNARARAENFSLERLSETVGLIHRAGARAYVTLNTLVFEPELPVVEHLLRGVARAGVDALIVQDPAVALLARAVCPQLELHASTQMTLSSAEGARFATGLGFTRMVVPRELSVAEIRRLASQTDIELEVFIHGALCMSWSGQCLTSEAWGGRSANRGQCAQSCRLPYDLVVDGETRDLGEVKYLLSPKDLAGVRAVPELADIGVHSLKIEGRLKGPQYVSSTVQGYRRWLDGVMEGRPDGARLAKDLAEMSLSYSRGFSHGFLAGSDHQTLVEGRFPKHRGLYLGRVHAVAGKDVLVVPDDRPWTGALGLGDARPEAPSGAVSAPLTGEPDPADVDPRPGMGVVFDAGAPEDKHEPGGPIFRVEREGDAWVLGFGHPGPDLGRVAPGQRVWLNSDPALARRTEGLLAEGEPEGRIALSLWVTGAEGTPLRVRMSTGRYTREAVGTTLLAPSRGAGVDAALLKDKLAALGGTSFHLAALDASGLAPGLHLPVSELKALRRQLVAELTADVERGPARTVSTEAVEDGVRQGLLARVVARPEPEAPRLLPLCRNAAQLEAAIAAGLGEVELDWMEMVGLQKAVERARAAGLRVTIATVRVQKPGEEGYDTRLDRLRPDAVLVRHWGAMMHFLEQPAGAARPVLHGDFSLNVTNSLTASHLLGLGLDTLTVSHDLDSEQLFALLEKAPAHRFAVALHHHIATFHTEHCVYSHTLSNGRDYKACGRPCEKHAIALKDRLGLEHPVIVDVGCRNTVFNAQAQSAASLVPRLLERGVRRFRVEFVRETREEAARVLAAYQELLAGRLAPAEAVKRAAVHEQFGVTRGTMQVLKHPAPNTR is encoded by the coding sequence ATGTCTCCCCGACGCCCCGAAATCCTCGCCCCCGCCGGTGACCTGGAGTCGTTGCGTGCCGCCCTCGCCAGTGGCGCGGACGCTGTCTACTTCGGGCTCGACGAGGGGTTCAACGCGCGGGCCCGCGCGGAAAACTTCTCACTGGAGCGGCTGTCCGAGACGGTGGGCCTCATCCACCGGGCGGGCGCGCGCGCCTACGTGACGCTGAACACGTTGGTGTTCGAGCCGGAGCTGCCGGTGGTGGAGCACCTGCTGCGCGGGGTGGCGCGGGCGGGAGTGGACGCGCTCATCGTGCAAGACCCCGCGGTGGCGCTGCTGGCGCGGGCGGTGTGCCCGCAGTTGGAGTTGCACGCGTCCACGCAGATGACGCTGTCCAGCGCGGAGGGGGCGCGGTTCGCCACGGGGCTGGGCTTCACGCGGATGGTGGTGCCGCGGGAGCTGTCGGTGGCGGAGATTCGCCGGCTCGCGTCACAGACGGACATCGAGCTGGAGGTCTTCATCCACGGGGCGCTCTGCATGTCGTGGAGCGGCCAATGCCTCACGAGCGAGGCGTGGGGGGGCCGGTCCGCCAACCGGGGCCAGTGCGCGCAGTCCTGCCGGTTGCCGTACGACCTGGTGGTGGATGGTGAGACACGCGACCTGGGCGAGGTGAAGTACCTGCTCAGCCCCAAGGACCTGGCGGGCGTGAGGGCGGTGCCGGAGCTGGCGGACATCGGCGTGCACAGCCTGAAGATTGAAGGCCGGCTCAAGGGGCCGCAGTACGTCTCCAGCACGGTGCAGGGCTACCGTCGGTGGCTGGACGGGGTGATGGAGGGGAGGCCCGACGGGGCGCGGCTGGCGAAGGACCTGGCGGAGATGTCGCTGTCATACAGCCGGGGGTTCTCGCACGGGTTCCTGGCGGGGTCGGACCACCAGACGCTGGTGGAGGGGCGCTTTCCCAAGCACCGGGGGCTGTACCTGGGCCGGGTGCACGCCGTGGCGGGCAAGGACGTGCTCGTGGTGCCGGACGACCGGCCGTGGACGGGCGCGCTGGGCCTGGGGGATGCGCGGCCGGAGGCGCCCTCGGGCGCGGTGTCGGCGCCGCTGACCGGCGAGCCGGACCCCGCGGACGTGGATCCGCGCCCGGGCATGGGCGTGGTGTTCGACGCGGGCGCGCCCGAGGACAAGCACGAGCCGGGCGGCCCCATCTTCCGCGTGGAGCGCGAGGGCGACGCGTGGGTGCTGGGCTTCGGCCATCCCGGGCCGGACCTGGGCCGGGTGGCGCCGGGGCAGCGCGTGTGGCTCAACAGCGACCCGGCGCTCGCGCGGCGCACGGAGGGGCTGCTCGCGGAGGGCGAGCCCGAGGGCCGCATCGCGCTGTCGCTCTGGGTGACGGGCGCGGAGGGCACCCCGCTGCGCGTGCGGATGAGCACCGGGCGCTACACGCGGGAGGCGGTGGGAACGACGCTGCTGGCGCCTTCACGCGGCGCGGGCGTGGATGCGGCGCTGCTCAAGGACAAGCTGGCCGCGCTGGGTGGGACGTCGTTCCATCTGGCGGCGCTGGACGCGTCTGGACTGGCGCCGGGGCTGCACCTGCCGGTGTCGGAGCTGAAGGCGCTGCGCCGGCAGCTGGTGGCGGAGCTGACGGCGGACGTGGAGCGCGGGCCCGCGCGGACCGTGAGCACGGAGGCGGTGGAGGACGGCGTGCGCCAGGGATTGCTGGCGCGGGTGGTGGCGCGGCCGGAGCCGGAGGCGCCGCGGTTGCTGCCGCTGTGCCGGAACGCGGCGCAGTTGGAGGCGGCCATCGCGGCCGGGCTGGGCGAGGTGGAGCTGGACTGGATGGAGATGGTGGGGCTCCAGAAGGCGGTGGAGCGGGCGCGCGCGGCGGGGCTGCGCGTCACCATCGCGACGGTGCGCGTGCAGAAGCCGGGCGAGGAGGGCTACGACACGCGGCTGGACCGGCTGCGACCCGACGCGGTGCTGGTGCGGCACTGGGGCGCGATGATGCACTTCCTGGAGCAGCCGGCGGGCGCGGCGCGGCCGGTGCTGCACGGGGACTTCTCCCTCAACGTCACGAACTCGCTGACGGCTTCCCACCTGTTGGGGCTGGGGTTGGACACGCTGACGGTGTCGCACGACCTGGACTCGGAGCAGCTCTTCGCCTTGTTGGAGAAGGCGCCAGCGCACCGGTTCGCGGTGGCGCTGCATCACCACATCGCCACGTTCCACACGGAGCACTGCGTGTATTCGCACACGCTGTCCAACGGGCGCGACTACAAGGCCTGTGGGCGGCCTTGTGAGAAGCACGCCATCGCGCTCAAGGACCGGCTGGGATTGGAGCACCCGGTCATCGTGGACGTGGGGTGCCGCAACACGGTGTTCAACGCGCAGGCCCAGAGCGCGGCGTCGCTGGTGCCGCGCTTGCTGGAGCGCGGCGTGCGGCGCTTCCGCGTGGAGTTCGTGCGCGAGACGCGGGAGGAGGCCGCGCGCGTGCTGGCCGCGTATCAGGAGCTGCTCGCGGGCCGGCTGGCACCCGCGGAGGCGGTGAAGCGCGCGGCGGTGCATGAGCAGTTCGGGGTCACGCGCGGCACCATGCAGGTCCTCAAGCACCCAGCTCCAAACACACGCTGA
- a CDS encoding GspE/PulE/PilB domain-containing protein has product MARKRIGELLVERGAITPAQLEAGLAAQRQTRQRLGVTLIGQGAITEATLAQALSEALEMPQVDLAAITPDWAAVHFLRARFCEQHDLFPYALENVGGRRQLVVAMADPLNITAIEEIEFTSGMKVSGRVTALSAVRGAILRYYHKVPVATGPRPSPSPARPARPAPPPARPSSVEDDDEEVIVGEELPASEKTQRTSLADLIREREEQAKRKRGGAGAAGDKAKARPASSGGGVLDDLDYLFGQAAREEPDRLEELERRFWALMRIMARKGLLTNEEFRRELDDEAGED; this is encoded by the coding sequence ATGGCCCGAAAGCGCATTGGCGAGCTGCTGGTGGAACGCGGCGCGATCACCCCCGCCCAGCTGGAGGCGGGGCTCGCGGCGCAGCGACAGACGCGGCAGCGGCTGGGCGTGACGCTCATCGGGCAGGGCGCCATCACGGAGGCGACGCTCGCGCAGGCGTTGAGCGAGGCGCTGGAGATGCCCCAGGTGGACCTGGCGGCGATCACCCCGGACTGGGCGGCGGTGCACTTCCTGCGCGCGCGGTTCTGCGAGCAGCACGACCTGTTCCCCTACGCGCTGGAGAACGTGGGCGGCCGGCGCCAGCTGGTGGTGGCCATGGCGGATCCGCTCAACATCACCGCCATCGAGGAGATCGAGTTCACCAGCGGCATGAAGGTGAGCGGCCGGGTGACGGCGCTGTCCGCGGTGCGGGGCGCCATCCTGCGCTACTACCACAAGGTGCCCGTGGCTACGGGCCCCCGTCCCAGCCCGTCCCCGGCGCGGCCGGCCCGGCCCGCTCCGCCGCCCGCGCGCCCCTCGTCGGTGGAGGACGACGACGAGGAGGTCATCGTCGGCGAGGAGCTGCCGGCGTCGGAGAAGACGCAGCGCACGTCGCTGGCGGACCTCATCCGCGAGCGCGAGGAGCAGGCGAAGCGCAAGCGCGGCGGCGCGGGGGCCGCGGGGGACAAGGCCAAGGCGCGCCCGGCCTCCTCCGGGGGCGGCGTGCTGGACGACCTGGACTACCTCTTCGGCCAGGCGGCGCGCGAGGAGCCGGACCGGCTGGAGGAGCTGGAGCGGCGCTTCTGGGCGCTGATGCGCATCATGGCGCGCAAGGGCCTGCTGACGAACGAGGAGTTCCGGCGCGAGCTGGACGACGAAGCCGGCGAGGACTGA
- a CDS encoding PAS domain S-box protein, whose translation MSAPSEPAFGIVLVPPGSVAREPLNAAAERAGLRVVDDPDDAALALVDLTAPGCGPAVVELLTSLNGPHLTLIALVSPDPRGFAAVDTLRPTDILTHQGLPHELTWRLQRAAERHREREEQARSQTDLALLLELTADYAESSDVEALLHGVTRRLAEQLDIARATLVMVGGGVDEGVIVAASDDPGMKDLRIDLARYPEIREVVRTGKPVVMQEAATHPLLGDLERRAVAARGIHAIAALPLPIRGEVRGVLLLRAAGRRRAFSTREIDFLTTVAHATAVALRSASVLQSVQTARLAAEEKAASFKPYQLFFAHVSEGVAILDDEAGVLSLNPSGAMMLDTTASEARGKHLNQITQPVDDGVLMELVTSASRGEARMGVDVVVRTPAGRCLTLSMSAAPLRDEDAATILSFRDVTHARKLEDELRNTKDFLERLIDSSVDAIIAADLKGRIILFNKGAEAMCGYTAQEAQEKLTALQLYPPGVAQRIMAQIRSPEMGGRGRLSLTRQELMHRSGERVPVNMTASIVYEGGRESFSVGIFTDLRDRVQLERKLSDVETRLEESEKSAVIVALAGTAAHELNQPLTSVMGYAELLKRKLKEEDFAWRPVDIIYREAERMAEIVRKIGKITRYETKSYVGAQQILDLDKATSHEE comes from the coding sequence GTGTCGGCCCCGTCGGAACCCGCCTTCGGCATCGTCCTGGTCCCCCCGGGCTCGGTGGCCCGAGAACCCCTGAACGCCGCGGCCGAGCGCGCGGGCCTCCGCGTGGTGGACGACCCGGACGACGCCGCCCTCGCGCTGGTGGACCTCACCGCCCCCGGCTGCGGCCCCGCCGTGGTGGAGCTGCTCACCTCGCTCAACGGGCCGCACCTCACGCTCATCGCGCTGGTGTCGCCGGATCCGCGCGGCTTCGCCGCCGTGGACACGCTGCGCCCCACGGACATCCTCACCCACCAGGGGCTGCCGCACGAGCTCACCTGGCGCCTGCAGCGCGCCGCGGAGCGACACCGCGAGCGCGAGGAGCAGGCCCGCAGCCAGACGGACCTGGCGCTGCTCCTGGAGCTCACCGCCGACTACGCGGAGAGCTCCGACGTGGAGGCGCTCCTGCACGGCGTCACCCGGCGCCTCGCGGAGCAGCTGGACATCGCGCGCGCCACGCTGGTGATGGTGGGCGGTGGCGTGGACGAGGGCGTCATCGTCGCCGCCAGCGACGACCCGGGCATGAAGGACCTGCGCATCGACCTGGCGCGCTACCCCGAAATCCGCGAGGTGGTCCGCACCGGCAAGCCGGTGGTGATGCAGGAGGCGGCCACGCACCCGCTGCTGGGCGACCTGGAGCGCCGCGCCGTGGCCGCGCGAGGCATCCACGCCATCGCCGCGCTGCCCCTGCCCATCCGGGGCGAGGTGCGCGGCGTGCTGCTGCTGCGCGCGGCCGGCCGCCGGCGGGCCTTCAGCACGCGCGAAATCGACTTCCTCACCACGGTGGCGCACGCGACGGCGGTGGCGCTCCGGAGCGCGTCGGTGCTCCAGTCGGTGCAGACCGCGCGGCTGGCGGCGGAGGAGAAGGCCGCGTCCTTCAAGCCCTACCAGCTCTTCTTCGCCCACGTGAGCGAGGGCGTGGCCATCCTCGACGACGAGGCGGGCGTGCTGTCGCTCAACCCCTCCGGCGCGATGATGCTGGACACGACCGCCAGCGAGGCGCGGGGCAAGCACCTGAATCAAATCACCCAGCCGGTGGACGACGGGGTGCTGATGGAGCTGGTGACCTCCGCGTCGCGCGGCGAGGCGCGCATGGGCGTGGACGTGGTGGTGCGCACGCCGGCGGGCCGCTGCCTCACGCTGTCCATGTCCGCGGCGCCCCTGCGCGACGAGGACGCGGCCACCATCCTGTCCTTCCGCGACGTGACGCACGCGCGCAAGCTGGAGGACGAGCTGCGCAACACGAAGGACTTCCTGGAGCGGCTCATCGACTCGTCGGTGGACGCCATCATCGCCGCGGACCTGAAGGGGCGCATCATCCTCTTCAACAAGGGCGCGGAGGCGATGTGCGGCTACACCGCCCAGGAGGCGCAGGAGAAGCTCACCGCCCTCCAGCTGTACCCGCCCGGCGTCGCCCAGCGCATCATGGCGCAGATCCGCAGCCCGGAGATGGGGGGGCGCGGCCGGCTGTCCCTCACGCGCCAGGAGCTGATGCACCGCTCCGGCGAGCGCGTGCCCGTCAACATGACGGCCTCCATCGTCTACGAGGGCGGCCGCGAGTCCTTCAGCGTGGGCATCTTCACGGACCTCCGGGACCGGGTGCAGCTGGAGCGCAAGCTGTCGGACGTGGAGACGCGCCTGGAGGAGAGCGAGAAGAGCGCTGTCATCGTCGCGCTCGCCGGCACCGCGGCGCACGAACTCAACCAGCCCCTCACCTCCGTGATGGGCTACGCGGAGCTGCTCAAGCGCAAGCTCAAGGAGGAGGACTTCGCCTGGAGGCCGGTGGACATCATCTACCGCGAGGCGGAGCGCATGGCGGAGATCGTCCGCAAGATTGGGAAGATCACCCGCTACGAAACGAAGTCGTACGTGGGCGCGCAGCAGATCCTCGACCTCGACAAGGCGACCTCCCATGAAGAGTGA
- a CDS encoding MotA/TolQ/ExbB proton channel family protein: MNLGFVTNLSVLANAASGNETFLQELGRRWESGQAGMYPIAVCLVIALSIIIERSIVLFFKASINKEGFLRGLKKHIYAGDLDKAINYVAGQKNTPLTNVIKAGLMNVPKGQDEVQAALDEASLRETPRLEARTGYLAMLGNAAMLAGLLGTVNGLITCFEAVANVNPADKATILANGISEAMNCTGFGLLTAIPALIAFSVLMGRTQGLINDINETSVSVLNLIVANRDKFKNLNIPASAHHAEE, translated from the coding sequence ATGAACCTGGGGTTTGTGACCAATCTGTCCGTTCTCGCCAACGCCGCCAGCGGCAACGAAACCTTCTTGCAGGAACTGGGGCGCCGCTGGGAGTCCGGTCAGGCCGGCATGTACCCCATCGCGGTGTGCCTGGTGATCGCGCTGTCCATCATCATCGAGCGCAGCATCGTGCTGTTCTTCAAGGCCTCCATCAACAAGGAGGGCTTCCTGCGCGGCCTCAAGAAGCACATCTACGCGGGCGACCTGGACAAGGCCATCAACTACGTGGCCGGCCAGAAGAACACGCCGCTGACCAACGTCATCAAGGCCGGCCTGATGAACGTGCCGAAGGGCCAGGACGAGGTCCAGGCGGCGCTCGACGAGGCCAGCCTGCGTGAGACGCCGCGGCTGGAGGCGCGCACGGGCTACCTGGCGATGCTCGGCAACGCGGCGATGCTCGCGGGCCTCCTGGGCACGGTGAACGGTCTCATCACCTGCTTCGAAGCGGTGGCGAACGTGAACCCGGCCGACAAGGCCACCATTCTGGCGAACGGCATCTCCGAAGCCATGAACTGCACGGGCTTCGGTCTGCTCACGGCCATCCCGGCGCTCATCGCCTTCTCCGTGCTGATGGGCCGCACCCAGGGCCTCATCAACGACATCAACGAGACCAGCGTCTCCGTGCTGAACCTCATCGTGGCCAACCGCGACAAGTTCAAGAACCTGAACATCCCGGCCTCCGCCCACCACGCCGAGGAGTAG